A genomic segment from Micromonospora echinaurantiaca encodes:
- a CDS encoding cystathionine gamma-synthase, whose protein sequence is MSHGFETLAIHAGQDPEARTGAVIPPIYQTSTYAQDAVGAPRQGYEYSRSGNPTRDALQECLAALEGGPVGLAFASGLAAEDTLLRTVCKPGDHVVIPDDAYGGTYRLFARVAERWGLDFTPAKVSDPDAIRAAIRPGSTKIVWVETPTNPLLGIADLAALAAVAHDAGALLVVDNTFASPYLQQPIAHGADVVVHSTTKYIGGHSDVVGGALIAADAGLGEELRYHQNAMGAINGPFDAWLTLRGIKTLGVRMDRHCDNAERIAAYLDGHAKVAEVIYPGLPAHPGHEVAAKQMRRFGGMISFRAAGGEDHAVEICNRAKLFVLAESLGGVESLIEHPGRMTHASAAGSPLEVPGDLVRLSVGIETVDDLLADLEQALG, encoded by the coding sequence ATGAGTCACGGCTTCGAGACGCTCGCCATCCACGCCGGTCAGGACCCCGAGGCCCGCACCGGCGCGGTGATCCCACCGATCTACCAGACCAGCACCTACGCCCAGGACGCCGTCGGCGCGCCCCGCCAGGGCTACGAGTACAGCCGCTCCGGCAACCCGACCCGCGACGCGCTCCAGGAGTGCCTCGCGGCGCTGGAGGGCGGCCCGGTCGGGCTCGCCTTCGCCAGCGGCCTGGCCGCCGAGGACACCCTGCTGCGCACCGTCTGCAAGCCGGGTGACCACGTGGTGATCCCGGACGACGCGTACGGCGGCACGTACCGCCTCTTCGCCCGGGTCGCCGAGCGGTGGGGCCTGGACTTCACCCCGGCCAAGGTCTCCGACCCGGACGCGATCCGGGCCGCCATCCGCCCCGGCAGCACGAAGATCGTCTGGGTGGAGACGCCGACCAACCCGCTGCTCGGCATCGCCGACCTGGCCGCGCTGGCCGCCGTCGCGCACGACGCGGGTGCCCTGCTGGTGGTCGACAACACCTTCGCCTCGCCGTACCTGCAGCAGCCGATCGCGCACGGCGCCGACGTGGTGGTGCACTCCACCACCAAGTACATCGGCGGTCACTCCGACGTGGTCGGTGGGGCGCTGATCGCGGCCGACGCCGGGCTGGGCGAGGAACTGCGCTACCACCAGAACGCGATGGGCGCGATCAACGGCCCGTTCGACGCCTGGCTCACCCTGCGCGGGATCAAGACCCTGGGCGTACGGATGGACCGGCACTGCGACAACGCCGAGCGGATCGCCGCGTACCTGGACGGGCACGCCAAGGTGGCCGAGGTCATCTACCCGGGCCTGCCCGCGCACCCCGGGCACGAGGTGGCCGCCAAGCAGATGCGCCGGTTCGGCGGCATGATCTCGTTCCGCGCGGCCGGCGGCGAGGACCACGCGGTGGAGATCTGCAACCGGGCGAAGCTCTTCGTGCTCGCCGAGTCGCTCGGCGGGGTGGAATCCCTGATCGAGCACCCGGGCCGGATGACACACGCAAGTGCTGCCGGCTCGCCGCTTGAAGTTCCCGGCGATCTCGTGCGACTGTCTGTCGGCATC